A portion of the Natronococcus sp. AD-5 genome contains these proteins:
- a CDS encoding CBS domain-containing protein, whose protein sequence is MNVVDAMTPREDVVTVELPGTREDVLEYLQEQSFSSVPVVSETDERLEYRGLISRDVLIEQPDEDQLVMLMDEVPTTTAETPLEEVAQLMVDEGARRVPVVDGEFEGIVTVTDVIHAIATGDQETDDTVGSYASESVNTTYEGAPLTVAERELFYANVPYAVALDGDGRMCGVLTEVDIIDVARIVEGEEETGNNFPDQDAEWSWEGIKGVGSRYLPTRDIEIPNGPVSEFMTDEVVTVSAQTSIQNVAQKMISNDIEQIPMVTGEQLVGIARDVDLLEALYE, encoded by the coding sequence ATGAACGTAGTCGACGCGATGACGCCGCGAGAGGACGTGGTTACCGTCGAGCTTCCGGGTACTCGCGAGGACGTTCTCGAGTACCTGCAGGAACAGTCGTTCTCGTCCGTGCCAGTCGTGTCGGAGACCGACGAGAGACTCGAGTACAGAGGGCTGATCTCCCGGGATGTGCTGATCGAGCAACCCGACGAGGACCAGCTCGTCATGCTGATGGACGAGGTCCCGACGACGACGGCCGAGACCCCGCTCGAGGAGGTCGCGCAGCTGATGGTCGACGAGGGCGCGCGCCGCGTTCCGGTCGTCGACGGCGAGTTCGAAGGAATCGTCACGGTGACCGACGTGATCCACGCGATCGCGACGGGCGATCAGGAGACCGACGATACGGTCGGCTCGTACGCGAGCGAGAGCGTGAACACGACCTACGAGGGTGCGCCGCTGACCGTCGCCGAGCGCGAGCTGTTCTACGCGAACGTCCCCTACGCCGTCGCGCTGGACGGCGACGGTCGGATGTGCGGCGTCCTCACCGAGGTCGACATCATCGACGTCGCCCGCATCGTCGAGGGGGAAGAGGAGACCGGCAACAACTTCCCCGACCAGGACGCCGAGTGGTCGTGGGAGGGGATCAAAGGCGTCGGGAGCCGCTATCTCCCGACGCGCGACATCGAGATCCCGAACGGACCCGTCAGCGAGTTCATGACCGACGAGGTCGTGACGGTCTCCGCCCAGACGTCGATCCAGAACGTCGCACAGAAGATGATCAGCAACGACATCGAACAGATCCCGATGGTCACGGGCGAACAACTCGTCGGTATCGCCCGCGACGTGGATCTCCTGGAGGCACTCTATGAGTGA
- a CDS encoding DUF7556 family protein, with the protein MVLDTHTVASGDTVVGAIDATESTEEFIIADIAVDDAWLSMPADDAPTLPTMR; encoded by the coding sequence ATGGTGTTAGACACTCACACCGTCGCCTCCGGCGACACGGTCGTCGGCGCGATCGACGCGACCGAGTCGACCGAGGAGTTCATCATCGCGGATATCGCTGTGGACGACGCGTGGCTCTCGATGCCCGCCGACGACGCGCCGACACTCCCGACGATGCGGTGA
- a CDS encoding ABC transporter ATP-binding protein yields MSSGIRLGDDSEYGGDGPLLELDSVSKHYSQASGLLAGLEFEPDRFPPISVNRGQVKAVDDVSLEIQPGETLGLVGESGCGKSTLGRTVLRLLEPTDGDIYFKGENLADLDGEALRRKRSDMQMIFQDPQSSLNPRMKVGQIIEEPMKAHGMLDDEGRRERAKDLLEKVGLDPQHYNRHPHAFSGGQRQRINLARALSVDPDFVVCDEPVAALDVSIQAQVLNTMEKLQEEFGLTYLFIAHDLSVIRHISDRVAVMYLGNIVELADKEELFENPNHPYTKALLESIPVPDPREGDARGVLEGEVPSPVDPPSGCRFRTRCPRLIAPDAYEWTDEKWAQTRTFMRAVKRRTFEPMTADELRVEFFGGALPRGEAGEIVEEAIDLIATDREREGDGGEHAQDGWDEARERLLESFARRSICATEEPAYEIEPEYGTDAHFAACHLHR; encoded by the coding sequence GTGAGTAGCGGGATTCGACTGGGCGACGACAGCGAATACGGTGGGGACGGGCCGCTGCTCGAACTCGATAGCGTCTCGAAACACTACTCTCAGGCGTCGGGACTGCTCGCGGGCCTGGAGTTCGAGCCGGATCGGTTCCCGCCGATCAGCGTCAACCGCGGGCAGGTGAAGGCGGTCGACGACGTCTCCCTCGAGATACAGCCCGGCGAGACGCTCGGTCTCGTCGGCGAGTCCGGCTGCGGGAAGAGTACGCTCGGCCGGACGGTCCTGCGCTTGCTCGAGCCCACGGACGGGGACATCTACTTCAAGGGGGAGAACCTGGCCGATCTCGACGGCGAGGCGCTGCGTCGAAAGCGGTCGGACATGCAGATGATCTTCCAGGACCCGCAGTCCTCTCTCAATCCGCGAATGAAGGTCGGCCAGATCATCGAAGAGCCGATGAAGGCCCACGGGATGCTCGACGACGAGGGACGGCGGGAGCGGGCGAAGGACCTCCTCGAGAAAGTCGGCCTCGACCCGCAACACTACAACCGGCACCCCCACGCCTTCTCGGGCGGCCAGCGCCAGCGGATCAACCTCGCGCGGGCGCTGTCGGTCGATCCCGACTTCGTGGTCTGCGACGAACCCGTCGCCGCACTCGACGTCTCGATCCAGGCGCAGGTGCTGAACACGATGGAGAAGCTCCAGGAGGAGTTCGGACTGACCTACCTCTTCATCGCCCACGACCTCTCGGTGATCCGGCACATCTCCGACCGCGTCGCGGTGATGTACCTCGGTAACATCGTCGAACTCGCCGACAAGGAGGAACTCTTCGAGAACCCGAACCATCCCTACACGAAGGCATTACTCGAGTCGATTCCCGTCCCCGACCCGCGGGAAGGTGACGCGCGCGGCGTTCTCGAGGGCGAGGTCCCGAGCCCGGTCGATCCGCCCTCCGGCTGCCGGTTCCGCACGCGGTGCCCGCGCCTGATCGCGCCCGATGCCTACGAGTGGACCGACGAGAAGTGGGCCCAGACTCGGACGTTCATGCGCGCGGTCAAGCGGCGAACGTTCGAACCCATGACGGCCGACGAACTCCGCGTCGAGTTCTTCGGCGGCGCGCTCCCCCGGGGCGAGGCGGGAGAGATCGTCGAGGAGGCGATCGATCTCATCGCCACCGATCGCGAGCGAGAGGGTGACGGCGGCGAGCACGCCCAGGACGGTTGGGACGAGGCGCGCGAACGATTGCTCGAGTCGTTCGCCCGACGGAGTATCTGCGCGACGGAAGAACCCGCCTACGAGATCGAACCGGAGTACGGGACCGACGCCCACTTCGCGGCGTGTCACCTCCATCGATGA
- a CDS encoding ABC transporter ATP-binding protein: protein MSAEPLLEVRDLKTQFFTDSGTVRAVDGISFEVHEGEIVGLVGESGAGKSVASMSLLRLVDSPGEIVGGEIIYKGETIFGLEEGPDGELRTRDDVLSNEEIRTRIRGSEIAVIFQDPMESLNPVFTVGGQLREFIELNRGLPQDEAKAEAIDMLREVGIPDPEQRYDEYPHQFSGGMRQRVLIAMALACEPNLIIADEPTTALDVTVEGQILDLVDELQEKYGTSFIWVTHDLGVVAEICDRVNVMYLGEIVEQAPVDELFYDTKHPYTKALLNSMPRPDRTVEDLEPIRGVMPEAINPPSGCRFHPRCPDAREVCKRVHPEAKVLADADGEPHRAACVKHDVFDVGYDESPPLEDRDSTSSDESAVESESGLAPNPTADDGGGEGRE from the coding sequence ATGAGCGCTGAGCCACTACTCGAAGTTCGCGATCTCAAGACGCAGTTCTTCACGGACTCCGGTACCGTCCGGGCCGTCGACGGCATCTCCTTCGAGGTCCACGAGGGAGAGATCGTCGGCCTCGTCGGCGAATCGGGCGCAGGGAAAAGCGTCGCCTCGATGAGCCTGCTGCGGCTCGTCGACAGCCCCGGCGAGATCGTCGGCGGCGAGATCATCTACAAGGGCGAGACCATCTTCGGCCTCGAGGAGGGACCGGACGGCGAACTCCGGACGCGCGACGACGTGCTCTCGAACGAGGAGATCAGGACCCGCATCCGGGGCAGCGAGATTGCCGTCATCTTCCAGGACCCGATGGAGTCGCTCAACCCCGTCTTCACGGTGGGGGGACAGCTCCGCGAGTTCATCGAACTCAACCGCGGACTTCCGCAAGACGAGGCCAAAGCGGAGGCGATCGACATGCTCCGGGAGGTCGGCATTCCAGACCCCGAACAGCGCTACGACGAGTACCCTCACCAGTTCTCGGGCGGGATGCGCCAACGCGTGCTCATCGCGATGGCGCTCGCCTGCGAACCGAACCTCATCATCGCCGACGAGCCGACGACGGCCCTCGACGTCACCGTCGAGGGCCAGATCCTCGATCTCGTCGACGAGCTCCAGGAGAAGTACGGGACGAGTTTCATCTGGGTCACCCACGATCTCGGCGTCGTCGCGGAGATCTGCGACCGCGTGAACGTCATGTACCTCGGCGAGATCGTCGAGCAAGCGCCCGTGGACGAACTGTTTTACGACACCAAGCACCCCTACACGAAGGCCCTGCTGAACTCGATGCCTCGGCCCGATCGGACCGTCGAGGACCTCGAGCCGATCAGGGGCGTGATGCCCGAAGCGATCAACCCGCCCTCGGGTTGTCGGTTCCACCCGCGCTGTCCCGACGCACGCGAGGTGTGCAAGCGAGTCCATCCCGAAGCGAAGGTCCTCGCCGACGCAGACGGCGAGCCCCATCGGGCGGCCTGCGTGAAACACGACGTCTTCGACGTCGGCTACGACGAGAGTCCGCCGCTCGAGGACCGCGATTCGACCTCGAGCGACGAGAGCGCCGTCGAGTCCGAATCCGGACTCGCTCCGAATCCGACGGCTGACGACGGCGGAGGTGAGGGGCGTGAGTAG
- a CDS encoding ABC transporter permease: protein MAMTEGQRDDASSEEDSLQSGAEAVEANVGLSYTIKQVKRDTTARIGLYIIGFMSAVAILTTIDAVVFDYGFARTYLHDPVSDPDNINELRLLPPVGMGGELQYPLGTDDRGRDILTRLIYGTRIAMTAGFFATAVGFVGGTVIGAVSGYYGGRVDDVLQRITETMYAIPFLVLVIAIMAVLGSNIWFAVVGVGIASIPVFNRLIRSRVVSIREEEYIEAAKAAGVRDRNIILRHVIPNSFAPVLVQSTLQIGYAILIIAGLSFLGFGAQPPTPSWGQMLAGSRNHMINAPTFSIWPGIAILITVIGFNLFGDGLQDALDPRINN from the coding sequence ATGGCGATGACGGAAGGACAACGCGACGACGCGTCCTCGGAGGAGGACTCCCTTCAGAGTGGGGCCGAAGCAGTCGAGGCGAACGTCGGGCTCTCGTACACGATCAAGCAGGTCAAACGGGACACGACCGCTCGAATCGGCCTGTACATCATCGGCTTCATGAGCGCCGTCGCGATCCTCACGACCATCGACGCGGTCGTGTTCGACTACGGGTTCGCGAGGACCTACCTCCACGATCCGGTGAGCGACCCGGACAACATCAACGAGCTACGGTTGCTTCCCCCGGTCGGCATGGGCGGCGAACTCCAGTACCCGCTCGGCACCGACGACCGCGGTCGGGACATCCTGACTCGACTCATCTACGGCACGAGGATCGCGATGACCGCCGGCTTCTTCGCGACCGCCGTGGGGTTCGTCGGCGGGACGGTCATCGGCGCCGTCTCCGGATACTACGGCGGTCGGGTCGACGACGTCCTCCAGCGAATCACGGAGACGATGTACGCGATTCCGTTCCTCGTGCTCGTGATCGCGATCATGGCCGTTCTCGGAAGCAACATCTGGTTCGCGGTCGTCGGCGTCGGAATCGCGTCGATCCCCGTGTTCAACCGCCTGATCAGGTCCCGCGTCGTAAGCATCCGCGAGGAAGAGTACATCGAAGCCGCGAAAGCCGCGGGCGTCAGGGACCGAAACATCATCCTCAGACACGTCATCCCGAACAGCTTCGCGCCGGTGTTGGTCCAGTCGACGTTACAGATCGGGTACGCGATTCTGATCATCGCCGGGCTGTCGTTCCTCGGGTTCGGCGCACAGCCACCGACGCCGTCGTGGGGCCAGATGCTCGCCGGATCTCGCAACCACATGATTAACGCGCCGACGTTCAGCATCTGGCCCGGTATCGCGATCCTGATCACCGTTATCGGCTTCAACCTGTTCGGTGACGGCCTGCAAGACGCACTCGACCCACGGATTAATAACTAA
- a CDS encoding ABC transporter permease has protein sequence MTIVFFLVNSIPGDPVSIMLGPTPSAEQIAEVQAKYGLDKPIYERYLNYLASVAQGDLGESINVNSGMPVSELIMNRLPITLLLTVSAFAFAIATAVPLGVISAKRRNEPTDHVARIVSLIGVSTPSFWIGLMLIIVFATHLDLFPSRGLVLPWTEPGTGSRVTRRTETRLEILVLSVKHLILPMITLGTLQMAQIARIERSTMVDTLQDEYIKLARAYGVPENTIVRKHAFRPAQLPVITIIGLGLSTALGGAVLTEFVFEINGMGRLIIQGIYQRDYPVVMGTTIVFGITYLVGVIITDISYAYIDPRVKYGEEQ, from the coding sequence ATAACGATCGTGTTCTTTCTCGTGAACTCGATCCCCGGCGATCCCGTGAGCATCATGCTCGGCCCGACACCGAGCGCAGAACAAATCGCCGAAGTGCAGGCCAAGTACGGGCTGGACAAGCCGATCTACGAGCGATACCTCAATTACCTCGCGAGCGTCGCGCAGGGCGACCTCGGCGAGAGCATCAACGTCAACTCCGGAATGCCGGTGTCCGAACTCATCATGAATCGGCTTCCGATCACGCTGTTGCTGACCGTCTCGGCGTTCGCGTTCGCGATCGCCACCGCCGTTCCGCTGGGGGTTATCTCTGCCAAGCGGCGGAACGAACCGACCGACCACGTCGCGCGGATCGTCTCGCTGATCGGCGTCTCCACGCCCTCGTTCTGGATCGGGCTGATGTTGATCATCGTCTTCGCCACCCACCTCGATCTGTTCCCGTCGCGGGGACTCGTCCTGCCGTGGACCGAGCCGGGAACCGGCAGTCGGGTGACCCGTCGAACCGAGACCCGGCTCGAGATCCTCGTTCTCTCGGTCAAACACCTGATCCTGCCGATGATTACCCTTGGAACGCTGCAAATGGCACAGATCGCGCGGATCGAACGATCGACGATGGTCGACACGTTACAGGACGAGTACATCAAACTCGCCCGGGCGTACGGCGTGCCGGAGAACACGATCGTCCGCAAACACGCGTTCAGGCCCGCCCAGCTTCCGGTCATCACGATCATCGGACTCGGTCTGAGCACGGCCCTCGGCGGGGCGGTGCTGACCGAGTTCGTCTTCGAGATCAACGGTATGGGACGACTGATCATCCAGGGGATTTATCAACGGGACTACCCGGTCGTGATGGGGACGACGATCGTGTTCGGGATCACGTACCTCGTCGGCGTCATCATCACCGACATCTCGTACGCGTACATCGATCCGCGAGTCAAGTACGGTGAAGAACAATGA
- a CDS encoding ABC transporter substrate-binding protein, producing MAQRISELSRRRLLASGAAASAVAIAGCTGGSSDDGNELLFTQEKGWAYAFDPIVANGVPTAQVNEQIYEGLYTYNEDATDIVPELADGEPEVSDDGVTWTAEIKDEATFQNGDDVTAEDVKYSFEAPVDEETENAAEVNMIESIEAIDDKTVEFNLEYPYAAFDTTLTWSIVPKSERDGNEEEFGHDPVGSGPLQWVEWEDGQYVMLERWDDYWGEEQPNISGIEFDFVEEQSTRVTGIETGESDVIETVPPQLWEDVEGMDDVTIESSLGIGYFYLAFNCNEGPTADPQVREAVDYAFSMDDAIGSFVEPAGVRQYSPFPQSIVDAWDFPADEWAEIPHDRDIDQARELFEDAGVGMDYEWNIIVPPDDMREAIGESVSNGLQEVGFENVTFERLEWGTFLDLYATGSEDDYNMYTLGWSGSPDPEAFTYYLFAQELEESTNGTYYRNDEVDQLIMDAREEPDQETRREMYIEATNTILEDRVHLPAYNMYNSYGVADYVSDFQSHPDSATIPLSTHFNNVDVE from the coding sequence ATGGCGCAACGCATTTCAGAGTTATCCCGACGGCGACTCCTCGCCTCGGGCGCTGCCGCCTCCGCGGTGGCTATCGCAGGGTGTACCGGTGGGTCAAGTGACGACGGAAACGAACTCTTATTCACGCAGGAGAAGGGGTGGGCCTACGCCTTCGACCCCATCGTCGCGAACGGCGTCCCGACCGCGCAGGTCAACGAGCAGATCTACGAGGGCCTGTACACGTACAACGAGGACGCGACCGATATCGTCCCGGAGCTCGCGGACGGCGAGCCGGAAGTGAGCGACGACGGGGTGACCTGGACGGCCGAAATCAAAGACGAGGCGACCTTCCAGAACGGCGACGACGTCACCGCGGAGGACGTCAAGTACTCGTTCGAGGCGCCGGTCGACGAGGAGACGGAGAACGCCGCCGAGGTCAACATGATCGAAAGCATCGAGGCGATCGACGACAAGACCGTCGAATTCAACCTCGAGTACCCTTACGCGGCGTTCGATACCACGCTCACCTGGTCGATCGTGCCGAAATCCGAACGCGACGGGAACGAAGAGGAGTTCGGTCACGATCCCGTCGGTAGCGGCCCGTTACAGTGGGTCGAGTGGGAGGACGGACAGTACGTTATGCTCGAGCGCTGGGACGACTACTGGGGCGAAGAGCAGCCCAACATCTCGGGGATCGAGTTCGACTTCGTCGAGGAACAGTCCACGCGCGTGACCGGGATCGAGACCGGCGAGAGCGACGTCATCGAGACCGTCCCACCGCAGCTGTGGGAGGACGTCGAGGGCATGGACGACGTGACGATCGAATCGAGCCTCGGTATCGGGTACTTCTACCTCGCGTTCAACTGCAACGAAGGGCCGACTGCCGATCCGCAGGTGCGCGAAGCCGTCGACTACGCGTTCTCGATGGACGACGCGATCGGGAGCTTCGTCGAGCCCGCCGGCGTTCGCCAGTACAGCCCGTTTCCCCAGTCGATCGTCGACGCGTGGGACTTCCCCGCCGACGAGTGGGCAGAGATTCCGCACGATCGCGACATCGACCAGGCCAGGGAACTATTCGAGGACGCTGGCGTCGGCATGGATTACGAGTGGAACATCATCGTTCCCCCGGACGACATGCGCGAGGCGATCGGCGAGTCCGTGAGCAACGGCCTCCAGGAGGTCGGCTTCGAGAACGTCACGTTCGAGCGCCTCGAGTGGGGTACCTTCCTCGACCTGTACGCAACGGGTAGCGAGGACGACTACAACATGTACACCCTCGGGTGGTCCGGTTCGCCCGACCCCGAAGCGTTTACCTACTACCTGTTCGCACAGGAACTCGAGGAGTCCACGAACGGAACGTACTACCGCAACGACGAGGTCGACCAGCTGATCATGGACGCGCGCGAAGAGCCCGACCAGGAGACGCGCCGCGAGATGTACATCGAGGCGACGAACACGATCCTCGAGGACCGCGTCCACCTGCCCGCCTACAACATGTACAACAGCTACGGCGTGGCGGATTACGTCTCCGACTTCCAGTCGCACCCGGATTCCGCTACGATCCCGCTGTCGACGCACTTCAACAACGTCGACGTCGAGTAA
- a CDS encoding PPC domain-containing DNA-binding protein yields MNYRAVETTEEYIARLETGADWRTEIESLADEVDADAAWFTALGAVQDAELWFYDQGDCEYYPIEFDEPLEVASCVGNVSLLDDERFAHTHAVLSDPDGTTYAGHLNEATVWAGEVHMRVFEEPLEREYDETTELDLWL; encoded by the coding sequence ATGAACTACCGTGCCGTCGAGACGACGGAGGAGTATATCGCTCGCCTCGAGACCGGCGCCGACTGGCGGACCGAGATCGAGTCGCTCGCGGACGAGGTCGACGCCGACGCGGCCTGGTTCACCGCCCTCGGCGCGGTCCAGGACGCCGAACTCTGGTTCTACGACCAGGGAGACTGCGAGTACTACCCGATCGAGTTCGACGAACCGCTCGAGGTCGCCAGCTGCGTCGGCAACGTCTCGCTACTCGACGACGAGCGCTTTGCACACACCCACGCGGTCCTCTCCGATCCCGACGGCACCACCTACGCCGGCCACCTGAACGAGGCGACGGTCTGGGCCGGCGAGGTCCACATGCGCGTCTTCGAGGAGCCCCTCGAGCGCGAGTACGACGAGACGACCGAGCTCGACCTCTGGCTCTGA